In the genome of Parus major isolate Abel chromosome 2, Parus_major1.1, whole genome shotgun sequence, one region contains:
- the KRIT1 gene encoding krev interaction trapped protein 1 isoform X2: MGNPENIGDAYVAVIRPKNTASLNSREYRAKSYEILLLEVPIEGQKKKRKKVLLETKLQGGTEITQSILDYVLEATKPISPANQGIKGKRVVLMKKFPLDGEKAGQEASLYIVPTVVKDNTKYTYSPGCPVFYCLQDIMRVCSESSTHFATLTAKMLIALDKWLDERHTQSHSIPALFRPSPLERIKTNVINPAYAIEPGQTESSLHMGYTALEIKSKMLALEKADICIYNPLFGSDLQYTNRVDKVVINPYFGLGAPDYSKIQIPKREKWQRSMSSVTEDKEHQWVDDFPLHRSACEGDSDLLSHLLDKKFSVNQLDSDHWAPIHYACWYGKVEATRMLLEKGKCNPNLLNGQLSSPLHFAAGGGHAEIVQILLNHPEIDRHITDQQGRSPLNVCEENKQNEWEEAAKLLKEAINKPYEKARIYRMDGSYRSVELKHGNNTTVQQIMEGMRLSQETQQYFTIWICSENLSLQLKPYHKPLQHIRDWPEIFTELTNLDPQRETSQLFLRRDVRLPLEIEKKIEDPLAILILFDEARYNLLKGFYTSPDAKLITLASLLLQIVYGNYESKKHKQGFLNEENLKSIVPITKLKSKAPHWTNRILHEYKSGCYHSGLRSTPAIVCLF; the protein is encoded by the exons ATGGGAAACCCAGAAAACATTGGAGATGCATATGTTGCTGTGATTCGTCCAAAAAATACTGCTAGCCTCAATTCTCGGGAGTATCGAGCTAAATCCTAtgaa ATTTTGCTACTTGAAGTTCCCATTGAaggccaaaagaaaaaaagaaagaaagttttGCTGGAAACTAAACTTCAAGGAGGCACTGAGATAACCCAGAGCATCTTGGATTACGTATTAGAAGCCACCAAACCAATTTCACCAGCCAATCAGGGTATTAAAG GAAAGCGTGTGGTGTTAATGAAGAAATTTCCTCTAGATGGAGAGAAGGCAGGCCAGGAGGCATCTCTCTACATTGTTCCAACTGTTGTGAAAG ATAATACAAAATATACATACAGTCCTGGATGCCCTGTGTTCTACTGTTTACAAGACATCATGAGAGTCTGCAGCGAATCCAGCACACACTTTGCTACACTAACAGCAAAAATGTTAATTGCCCTGGATAA GTGGTTGGATGAACGGCACACCCAGTCTCACTCCATCCCAGCTTTATTCCGACCATCTCCTCTTGAgagaattaaaacaaatgtaataAACCCTGCCTATGCTATAGAACCTGGTCAAACAGAGAGCTCATTGCACATGGGTTATACTGCACTGGAAATAAAGAGTAAAATGCTGGCATTGGAGAAAGCAGATATATGTATCTATAATCCTTTATTTGGGTCTGACCTTCAGTATACCAATAGG GTTGACAAGGTGGTAATAAATCCATACTTCGGCCTTGGTGCCCCAGACTATTCAAAGATTCAGATTCCTAAAAGAGAAAAGTGGCAACGCAGCATGAGCAGTGTCACAGAGGACAA GGAACACCAGTGGGTAGATGATTTCCCTCTTCACCGCAGTGCTTGTGAAGGCGACTCTGATTTACTAAGCCACCTTCTGGATAAAAAGTTTTCTGTTAATCAGCTGGACAGTGACCACTGGGCACCAATCCATTATGCATGCTG GTATGGAAAAGTTGAAGCCACTCGaatgctgctggagaaagggaaatgCAATCCAAATCTTTTGAATGGTCAACTTAGCTCTCCTCTTCAttttgctgctggaggtgggCATGCTGAAATAGTACAAATTCTGCTAAATCATCCAGAAATTGACAGA CACATTACTGATCAACAAGGAAGATCTCCGCTGAATGTCTGTgaagagaacaaacaaaatgaGTGGGAAGAAGCTGCAAAACTACTGAAGGAAGCCATAAATAAACCT TATGAAAAGGCTCGAATTTATCGTATGGATGGGTCGTATCGCTCTGTCGAGCTGAAACATGGAAACAACACAACTGTCCAGCAAATAATGGAGGGCATGCGCCTGTCTCAAGAAACTCAGCAGTACTTCACTATCTGGATCTGTTCTGAGAACCTCA GTCTCCAGTTGAAGCCATATCACAAGCCTTTGCAACATATTCGAGACTGGCCTGAAATATTCACTGAGCTGACAAACTTGGATCCTCAAAGGGAAACCTCACAGCTTTTCCTGAGAAGGGATGTGAGACTTCCactggaaatagaaaaaaag ATTGAGGATCCATTGGCTATTCTTATACTTTTTGATGAGGCCAGATATAATTTACTGAAAGGTTTTTATACATCACCCGATGCAAAGCTGATTACACTGGCAAGTCTTCTTCTACAAATAGTCTATGGAAATTATGAGAGCAAGAAACATAAACAGGGGTTTCTAAA TGAAGAAAATCTTAAATCTATCGTACCAATAACTAAACTGAAAAGTAAAGCTCCTCATTGGACAAACAGGATACTTCATGAATacaag aGTGGTTGTTATCATTCTGGTTTGAGGAGCACTCCAGCGATAGTTTGTTTGTTCTGA
- the KRIT1 gene encoding krev interaction trapped protein 1 isoform X1 yields the protein MGNPENIGDAYVAVIRPKNTASLNSREYRAKSYEILLLEVPIEGQKKKRKKVLLETKLQGGTEITQSILDYVLEATKPISPANQGIKGKRVVLMKKFPLDGEKAGQEASLYIVPTVVKDNTKYTYSPGCPVFYCLQDIMRVCSESSTHFATLTAKMLIALDKWLDERHTQSHSIPALFRPSPLERIKTNVINPAYAIEPGQTESSLHMGYTALEIKSKMLALEKADICIYNPLFGSDLQYTNRVDKVVINPYFGLGAPDYSKIQIPKREKWQRSMSSVTEDKEHQWVDDFPLHRSACEGDSDLLSHLLDKKFSVNQLDSDHWAPIHYACWYGKVEATRMLLEKGKCNPNLLNGQLSSPLHFAAGGGHAEIVQILLNHPEIDRHITDQQGRSPLNVCEENKQNEWEEAAKLLKEAINKPYEKARIYRMDGSYRSVELKHGNNTTVQQIMEGMRLSQETQQYFTIWICSENLSLQLKPYHKPLQHIRDWPEIFTELTNLDPQRETSQLFLRRDVRLPLEIEKKIEDPLAILILFDEARYNLLKGFYTSPDAKLITLASLLLQIVYGNYESKKHKQGFLNEENLKSIVPITKLKSKAPHWTNRILHEYKNLSTSEGVSKEMHHLQRMFLQNCWEIPTYGAAFFTGQIFTKASSSSHKVIKVYVGVNVKGLHLLNMETKALLLSLKYGCFMWQLGDGDTCFQIHSLENKMSFIVHTKQAGLVVKLLMKLNGQLMPTERNE from the exons ATGGGAAACCCAGAAAACATTGGAGATGCATATGTTGCTGTGATTCGTCCAAAAAATACTGCTAGCCTCAATTCTCGGGAGTATCGAGCTAAATCCTAtgaa ATTTTGCTACTTGAAGTTCCCATTGAaggccaaaagaaaaaaagaaagaaagttttGCTGGAAACTAAACTTCAAGGAGGCACTGAGATAACCCAGAGCATCTTGGATTACGTATTAGAAGCCACCAAACCAATTTCACCAGCCAATCAGGGTATTAAAG GAAAGCGTGTGGTGTTAATGAAGAAATTTCCTCTAGATGGAGAGAAGGCAGGCCAGGAGGCATCTCTCTACATTGTTCCAACTGTTGTGAAAG ATAATACAAAATATACATACAGTCCTGGATGCCCTGTGTTCTACTGTTTACAAGACATCATGAGAGTCTGCAGCGAATCCAGCACACACTTTGCTACACTAACAGCAAAAATGTTAATTGCCCTGGATAA GTGGTTGGATGAACGGCACACCCAGTCTCACTCCATCCCAGCTTTATTCCGACCATCTCCTCTTGAgagaattaaaacaaatgtaataAACCCTGCCTATGCTATAGAACCTGGTCAAACAGAGAGCTCATTGCACATGGGTTATACTGCACTGGAAATAAAGAGTAAAATGCTGGCATTGGAGAAAGCAGATATATGTATCTATAATCCTTTATTTGGGTCTGACCTTCAGTATACCAATAGG GTTGACAAGGTGGTAATAAATCCATACTTCGGCCTTGGTGCCCCAGACTATTCAAAGATTCAGATTCCTAAAAGAGAAAAGTGGCAACGCAGCATGAGCAGTGTCACAGAGGACAA GGAACACCAGTGGGTAGATGATTTCCCTCTTCACCGCAGTGCTTGTGAAGGCGACTCTGATTTACTAAGCCACCTTCTGGATAAAAAGTTTTCTGTTAATCAGCTGGACAGTGACCACTGGGCACCAATCCATTATGCATGCTG GTATGGAAAAGTTGAAGCCACTCGaatgctgctggagaaagggaaatgCAATCCAAATCTTTTGAATGGTCAACTTAGCTCTCCTCTTCAttttgctgctggaggtgggCATGCTGAAATAGTACAAATTCTGCTAAATCATCCAGAAATTGACAGA CACATTACTGATCAACAAGGAAGATCTCCGCTGAATGTCTGTgaagagaacaaacaaaatgaGTGGGAAGAAGCTGCAAAACTACTGAAGGAAGCCATAAATAAACCT TATGAAAAGGCTCGAATTTATCGTATGGATGGGTCGTATCGCTCTGTCGAGCTGAAACATGGAAACAACACAACTGTCCAGCAAATAATGGAGGGCATGCGCCTGTCTCAAGAAACTCAGCAGTACTTCACTATCTGGATCTGTTCTGAGAACCTCA GTCTCCAGTTGAAGCCATATCACAAGCCTTTGCAACATATTCGAGACTGGCCTGAAATATTCACTGAGCTGACAAACTTGGATCCTCAAAGGGAAACCTCACAGCTTTTCCTGAGAAGGGATGTGAGACTTCCactggaaatagaaaaaaag ATTGAGGATCCATTGGCTATTCTTATACTTTTTGATGAGGCCAGATATAATTTACTGAAAGGTTTTTATACATCACCCGATGCAAAGCTGATTACACTGGCAAGTCTTCTTCTACAAATAGTCTATGGAAATTATGAGAGCAAGAAACATAAACAGGGGTTTCTAAA TGAAGAAAATCTTAAATCTATCGTACCAATAACTAAACTGAAAAGTAAAGCTCCTCATTGGACAAACAGGATACTTCATGAATacaag aatcTCAGCACCAGTGAAGGTGTCAGTAAGGAGATGCATCACCTTCAGCGCATGTTCTTGCAGAATTGCTGGGAAATCCCTACTTATGGAGCAGCTTTTTTCACAGGACAGATATTCACCAAAGCAAGTTCAAGTAGCCATAAAGTCATCAAAGTGTATGTAGGAGTAAATGTAAAAGGGCTACACCTCCTCAACATGGAAACAAAG GCTTTACTCCTCAGCCTAAAGTACGGTTGCTTTATGTGGCAGTTGGGAGATGGAGATACGTGTTTTCAAATCCAcagtctggaaaacaaaatgagctTTATTGTGCATACCAAACAG GCAGGACTCGTTGTAAAACTCCTGATGAAATTAAATGGCCAGCTAATGCCAACTGAAAGAAATGAGTGA